Within Lolium rigidum isolate FL_2022 chromosome 5, APGP_CSIRO_Lrig_0.1, whole genome shotgun sequence, the genomic segment GCTTCATCCAATGCGAACGTGCGTGATCGAGTGATATTttgcttcttctatatatattgcaTGCACTGTACAACTTTTGTTTGGACAGGATGGGCCAACACAGTGCTCGTTCTACTTCTATCTTGGCTACTGACCCTGGTCGACCGTGTCTTGTGGGCTAAACTCGCTCGCTCGTCCTAAAAGAAAAACCGTGTGATAACACTAGTCCACACTTCACTCCGCAATGACGATCAACCTGCTTGACACGTTCATAACTCGTAAACAACAAGACACTGCAGGTTGGTTggacctcttcatcaacaaactgtTGTCAGGATATGGCACTATGTTTTTCATCAAGAACCTTATGAGGATAGAAGTGTGTAGTATTTAAAACAGGTGCATTTAAATGGTTTCTATACATGCAACATGTTAGCATCTTTTGCAACTACCAATTGATAAATGGGCTGCAACATAAAGAAAAAGTATGCAACGCATAAGCTTAGAATAGTGAATGGCAAAGAAATACATTTGCAACATGGAATTAACCCCTTACGACAAACTCCTTGAATCTCTGCAACATATTGTAAGTTTGTATCTGTTGAGTATTACACGCTGTCATAACATGTCAAAACAACTATCCAACTATGATGCCAATTACAAACTATGAATAAAATATTTTCCACAAAAATAGAGCAATGCAACCTCATGAGCATGACAAAAGAGTCTAAGAACGTGCATACCAATGGTAATAACTAGCACTTTCTAGATTTTCCCAGTAGTTCAAAAACCGTCAAAGAATTTAGTTATACAATTCTATCCTACGAAAGCCCTATTAGGATATATCATACTAATAGCACAAAAATCTAAGTTGGACAATCCTACACTTCAATCCTCTATCGGGATATATATTAAACTATTGTATTGCAGATCCCCTCTCGAGATATTTAGAGGTAATTAACACAAGCAcatttaaacatagtttaatATGTCTAAGTGGCATACATTATTGCATATAAGAATGAAAAAAATCATATTGTCTACATCAATTTTAATTGAATTCAGTTCGATAGAATAATGAAAACTAAAATTTGAAGATATAACATAACTTTCATGCACAAAACAATCTTTTACATAACATAACTTTCGTGCACATAACATAAGGGTGTATTTACAATGATGGAAGTCTAAATTCTAGGTTAATGAACTTGAAGGTATAGTATTAAGTATTATAGTAATACACATACAAATGTAAAATTTCATTTAATTGTACATTAAATTATGTTCAAATGGGAAAATGAGAATTGATGAGGATAAAATGGTCCATAAAGAAGTATAAATGTtcgatacaaatatgtgatggataAAAGGATATTGCATATCTTGCACGTTGCATGTAGCATTGTCTTGCATCTTACATGTTGAAATTTTCTCGACTTACTTCTTAGGTCGCTCTTGGAGCCAAGTTTTGTCAAACTTCTCCCAATCATACTTCAGTAAATCTAGGGAGTCTGTTTGCCATCCTTTGGATTTAATTTTAAAATTTCATACTAAGTAGTTTTTCACAAGTAGAACCAAATctaacacccctctccctctggaTCATAGTATAAATCTGAGGCGAAAAAAGGCTAATGGCAAGTTATTATTTCAAAGTGGAAAACACACAGAAGGGGCATGCCACCGATCCTTCTAGGTGACACTAATATGGTCAATATATTCATCGATGAACCTCTATTATGGAGAAAAAGTAGATGTCATTGAGATGTGAAATGTAGCTGACATTGAATCCATAAATTGCGTTGGAGGACTAGCATGTTTTGTTCGGTCGAATAGTCTACGGTGCATTAATAGAACTAACTCTCGACGGGAAATGACACATAGGGCACGAAGACGCCAGATTAACAAGGGGTGTCCATATCCATGGATCTGTTCATGATATTGCGTCCTATTTTTTTACATATCTGCATCTTCGCATGGAAAGCAGAAGAACTAAACAAAGTTCCAACTTTTGGTCAAAAAAGTTGAATTTTCTTTTTATTAGTGCTATTTTGTGAAGCAAACTATAAAAATATGGGGAAAAATAATATATTCAATTTTTCACAAATACTAGAACATATGGGAAGGCAAAATCCTTGATatcttgtttttttctcgatttcTATCTACTATGGCCCATCTAAATGAGTTTTGGTTTTTCcaaaattaattcaaatttgaactatggTTGTGCTCTAGTTTCGTCCATAAATTTGGAAAAGAAAAAACATCATTTTAAGGTTTCCATGTATGGTGCTATGCATTATCCACAAACAAATTCGAAATATTCGACCATTTGCTATGATTGCCGATGCAGCCAATTTTGACgccattttaaaaaaatcaaagaagATGTAGAATAATTAAAAAAACAAATAGTCCTTTTATATTACCATGAAAAATACAAAACATGAGTTATgataattatttttaaaaatccTTATAGAAAACTGCTATCATGTATGACTATCCCGACTTGCATGCCAAATCACCAAGGGAGTGGCCATATCCATGGCTCCCTTCATGCTAATTTGTACTAATTTTGAACAAATGTGCATTTTGGATGGAATGGTCATGTCCATGGCTCCCTTAATGCTAATCCGTACTAATTTTGAACAAATGTGCATTTTGGATGGCAAAAAGATGTTCTAAAGGGGGTTTCCATTTTTTGTCAAAAAGTTAAATTTTCTTTTTATTACAGTTGAATAGGGTTTATTTTCTGATGCACCTACCCAAAATATGGGGGAAGAACGGCACCATTCCCattttcacaaatattacaacacatgggATTGCAAAATCCTAGATATCTTATTTTCACAGTTTCCAACTACTCTTGCCGATTTAAATAAGTTTCAGGAGATTTTTCAAAATTAATTCAAACTTAAACTACGGATGTGCTCTACTTTTTGGTCATCCAAATTGGGTAAATCATTTTAAGCTACCCAATTAGGGTGGTATGCAATATCCACAAAGAAAATTGAAAGATTCGACCATTTGCTATGAATGTCCATGCCGTCAGTTTTGACCTCATTTTGGAAGTAAAAAAAGCAAATAAATGTAGAAtactaaaaacaaaataaaaaacccAATGCAAAGTGTCCTTTCATGTGatgtagttgcaaggaaaaataaaaaaacctgAGTTATGGAAATTTTATTAAAAGTTTGCATTCATGATTTGACCTATTTCATGTTCACACCTTCGAACGCGAAATCTATAGCAGTTTGCCACGCACCTTGCCCATATAAGCCGCCTCAGCACCTCTACTCACACATTCGATTATTTCCCTCCTCACACTTATTGTATCGGTTTGGCACTCTCTTTTGTCTCCATTACGCTCACCTCTTCTCCCACCCTTCTCGCCATCTCGGTTTGGTTGTTATCGGTCGTTGCCGCCGAGAATGGGAAGAGGGAGGGAGCAAGCTGAGCGAACGGGAGGCAGGAGAGGCAGCCAAACTGGGATAGTGGAAAGGAAGGCGAGGACTGAACGGGGCGAAGAAACGTCGACCACCTCTCCATGTCTTTGTACTTGTTCCAACGGCCAACAGTTGGTGAGAAATATCCTCTACTGACTTCGCTCGCCCTTGATGGCAGAGCTGGAGCGTATGGAACCAAGATGCATAGGGGTGCCCCACAAAGATTAAATACATTTTTAGGGGTGCATATATGGTGAAAATGGCTATTTCGAAAAGAAAATTTTCTACTGGGTGTCCTGTTGGCTAGGTATCAATCCACCCAACCCCAAGAGAGATCTGACCGCCATGAGGGAACGGGGTATTCGATGACAAACAGACTCTTGGAGAGAACGTAGCTAAGACGGTTTGGATTACGCACCCACGATATCATTCCACATCATGTGTCTCGGCATGTCAAATTTAATGTTGATCATGATTTTAAATGCCCGGCGGAGAGAGTAGGGCTAGGAAGTGGCAGCGTAATCTGAATTATCAGATCTTCATATTTGACAATTTCAAAATAGTCATGGTAATATTCAAATCCGGATGAATATGAAAATGGATGTCGTAAATATTCAGATTCACTACTGAAACGACTTTCCTGAAACACAACAGTAGGGACTACAATAGCTACGTCGGGGGCGAGCTTTTGGCTCTGCCCGAGCTTCTCGCGACTCACCCCGAGTTGAGCTCAGCTCGCAGTAGACGTGAACCAAGCCGAGCCGGATGAGCCACGATCGAGCTCACGGCGGTCCAGATTATATGCAGTAGACAAAGTTGAGAATATGGATAGAAGAGGCAtagaacttttttttttgttaatgctTCTGCTCAAAAACCTcatttttgtttgtttcaaatttgGCTAACTTCCATGTTAGCTTCAAGTATATTTTTCTTCCGAAAAAATATGAATTGCAATTCATCGGAAGTCATGCCGCTCGCGTTACTAGTGACATACGGCTCCATATGAATAATACATGGGCTGCCACTCTTCACAAACTGTGCTAAAAAAATGAAATCGTGTCAGGCACTTTTAGATacagtagaagcgggacttggcgtgacaattccgaaattcgtccctAACAGGAATCAAACACCGGTCGTTGGGTGCACCACTGCGACCCCGACCAGTGAGCTAAGCCCACGTCATCAAACTGTGCTAAGATAGATGGTGGGATTATATAGATCAAATGATCAAGTCCTTAATGTAAAATATTTCTCTATTCCAATGCACGCAAGGTGTTCGGTGAAATGAAACTGGTCACCGCATCACCTTCCTTTGCTCCGGCAGCGCTGGTCACCGCTCGCCCTCGCCACCCCACCATCTCCGCCGAGCAGATCTCTCCTTGCCGCTGCTGGAGAAGGTGGATCCACCTGCCAGTGACACACACATGCTTGGCTCCCGAGTCGCTCCGGCTGCACCGAGCTTTGCACTAGTTCGGACCGGGCCTCTTTTTCCAGCTCATGAGACAAACGAGCCAGTTGCCAGCCCGAGCCGATCTATTCATCTCGGCGATTACTCTCGTAGGTTTACGGCGCCAGATGAGAGCCAGCACGGTTGTGGAGGCGGCCTCCTTGAGTGAGGCGAAGTGGAGAACGCGGCGGAGGGGTCGTCGGAGAGTTCGGAGAGGCGGGTTGTCGCCACCGGCCATCGATCGTGTACGTCGGCGCCGATGCATCGCGATGGAATTTATCATCAGGTGGGTCTATGATGAGTCGGTTCAAACCTAAACGGGCTGACCTCCATCTCAATTTGGGCTAGTTTTCGATGGGATTCAGTCATGGGTATGTGTATACGCTATAGTGCTATAGGTACGTACCTGAGTCGGTTGATGGGTTCAAATACGGAGTACAAAAATAAATTGTTTCTTTTCAGTGATATGTGAAGTGTACACAtacatttttctttttccttctttTCTGCATAAGACATATTTCAGAGGAATAAAAAGATAAAATAGAACAAACTTACTTTATGTGAGTTTCATTAAAAGATATGGGGATTTTACCATTCATTCATGGCCCCTTTGTTTCTCATTATTCCAAGATCGATCGTGCGAACAGACCAGAGAAGTCCAAGCATGATTACAAATGACACTCTAtcttgtatcttgtgtgatttaaAATCTTAATGAAGCTAGACACAAAGTTTTTGGAAGACAAATTTACTTCACGTATTTTCAAAAGTATTTTGGGTAACTACATTTTGAATACTTCGGTAAATCCATGTTCATATAAAAAATATAGTTCAGTTTTGGTAATAATTAACCAATCAATTTCGGATTGGTTTCAGCCATCAACAAATTAACCAAAGTGGACGTGAATTTGAGAGCAACGATTTCTTAGTATGgtcatatattattattattcCCAAATAACTATATTAATCAGTAAAATTATGACGTGATTCATAATACAAGTTGCCAAAGTAAAGTCCATGTGCCCCTGCAATTTTGATTTTTTACGGTGTTTTCGAAAACAATGCATTGCCATCGATGTCACGTTTTTGCGTCTAGCAGGTATCGCATGTGTGCCTCTTTTCTCGGTTCGTCCGATAGTTGGGTCCTAAATTAATGATTTTGTATGCCAAAGTAACTAATTATCCACTTCCCGTTTGTCTTCGATctacatcaatcactactacgaCAAGTTTGCTTGGCTCCGGTGAGGGAGGGGCGATGATGGTGGCTCTCCTTCGGCTCGCTCAAGTGCTTGTATTCGTCGCTGGGTGGTACAAGAACATGttcgtaatttttattacttttagaatTCTTTGTACTAGCAATTGAAGATTATGAATAGATCAATGGATTTTATGGGGAAAGAAGTATTGAAATTGTAACGTGCAGGAAGAACGACGCCGCCCACCTACTCAACAGGTAGTAATAATTTAGCAAAACAAAAACATTTTTCTCCTACCGATTAGACAAATGTGCACGCACTCTTTTTTTTATCTCGATTTATCTCCTTATTTGCAGTGGCAGAATCTAACGTGAGACAATAATTAGTGTTGCGGTCAAGTCTTCATGTACTCCTACCAAAGTCATAGTTTCTATCTGTGTATAAGAATTGCACCTCTTGtatgacaaaaaaaaaattacagcgCTACTGCTTGCAGGTGAAGGTTCCTTGGTGTTGGTGGTATAATTGTGTCCTATGTTCCAGGCTTCCAGCCGCCTAGCACGTACTACCACTCAGTGCAGATACAACAGCAGCAGCAATCACAGGCATCACTTCTTGAAGGAGCGAAACAAGGAGTTTTCTCCTGATAAAAATAGCTAACTGATCTTACGCAGTCTACGTGGATATCCCGTGGTCCACGCCGGCATTCGGGTGATTCAGCACTTCAGCAGAAGCAATTGGATTTTGCAGTAGCAATTGGCAAGTGATTTCACATATGATGCTAACACATGAGATAAGAGAGATGCAATCAATTAATCGTGAAGATTATATGAGAGAGACGCCCCGGCTTTATTAGTTGAAACGCTTCTGGTGTGTCTGGAAGGAGCGAGACCACGAGGTTTCTCTCTCAAAAAATGCTCAATCCAACCTAATCTACGTGGATTTCACACAGTCCACGGCAGCCTTCGGATGTCGCGGAAGTTGTTCAGAGTTGTGATCTATCATGATGGCAACAAGCGAGATGAGAGAAGGGTAATGTTATTAATCATGCAGCTTAGATGACACTGAAACCACCAGGGTTTGGTAGCTGGGTTGTGAGATCCCAGGCAACGCTGGGCTGGAACTTTCCTCCCCGCTAAAATTACAGAGCTATCAAGGGAAAGATAGCATATATTAGCACTAACCAGAGAGAAATTATTAAAAGGCAGAGAGAGACATGTGAAGTGCCAACTGAAAGTCCACGTCTGTGCAGCGAGGCAAAAATATCGTATTACTAACGAGAAAGAAAAATCAAAAGAGACATGGAAGGCAGCAAGTCCATGTCTTGTTAGTTAGTTAGCTAGCACAAGTAACAGCAAGGCTGGGACAAAGTCCATAGCAGCGAAAAGGTCTCATGCCTCTCAATGAAGGATCACACCACATCATCATCCAACTTTCTTGTTTACATCTATTTAGATTTCACCAAAGGTCAGAGCACGACAGTGTTCAAGCGAAATTCAAAAATATAACATATATAAAGTACTGAATACAACATGTCGAAGCATATAGAATCTTGTGTACATTCAGCTCACAACTGCCTTCAAACAAAATATGAAAGAGGGCATAAAAGTATGTACCAACACATCTGCCTTTCAAACAAGAAAAACGTCTTACAAACATAGCATGCCCAGACGCAGAATACTGCATACATTCAACCGAATGCAATATAGTAGAACAACACATGGTTACCACAACCGAGTGCCACCAGTAAAAACAATGACAGTCAAGCAAAGCAAGCAAAGGACTGATGAACTTGTTCTATTGTCAGTTTGGTTTTAAGTACAAAAACCACTACATATGGAGACTCTACAGGAAAGTTGTCAAGATACAGCAGTAACTCTGTCGGCATCACCTGTTTCACCCTTCCTGGTTACCAAACAAACAATACACTCTTAGCATACATGGCATCCTATATGAACAGAAAGATCAAACACATGTAATCAGAACCCCCACCAAAAATTTGACCCACCAGGGGGATCGAAATGCCCCCGACTAATGACTGGGCGTTTATTCTTTCTGTAAACACCTTTTCTACACGATGAAATGGTGACATCTGAGGGACGAGTCGACCAAAAAATTCGCTGATGCTTCGCGCTAATCCACCTAGCTGCTGCAGTATATATTGATCGCTGCTGCACATTGCCCTCGTGCAAATGAGCCTCCATATGTAATCAATGGTGACATTGCCCTCGTGCAAATGAACCTCAATGTCATGATCTCAGTTGTTGTTTGCTGGTGTTCCTGCTGCTGTGTATGCCAATAATACTAATCCTCCTCCATGCCATCGTCTGCAATCCTTGGCATGCATCTTCCATGGACAATGGGTGCACGCTCTTGACTCTTCACAACGCCACCGCGGTTGCTTTCTACCTTTGAGTAATCATAATAGACAGCACCCTTGTACATCCACTCACCCTTATCGATGGAATATGTGTCCTCAAATTGCTCCCCGCAAAGTGCACAGATAATCTGGCTCTCGTCTGCAGGAACCATAAACTCACAACCTTCCTCTGCAGAGCACAACTCTGTATCAGAGTCCAGGAAGATGTCCTGCGGTTCAGGTGATCTATCAATCCAGCGCTTCTTGTTAGGGTACCATCTTTCAGGTGCGATGCCACTGTTTCTAGGCTCGGAAGAGCCTGATTCGTGGCTGGCAGCATGTTCACTGAGATCCTCTTCAAGTCTGAATCTTAGACCACATGATTTACATTGATGGCATTGGTCATCAAAGAGGCTGTCAACCACATGCGTATGGAACTCACGAAGCAGTGCTGGCATGAACTCAAGACCGATAAGGTCAGCCGTCTTGATTTCAACAGGTTGGGGCAACAAAGTCTTTTTTGGGGCAGATTTCTCCTTGCCAACTGAAGGCTGGACAATCTGCAAAGGTGGAGGTGAAGCACTGACACCAGATGTGCTCGGACTTGATTTGCTGGGCTTTCCTGGCAACGCAGCAGACGAATCAGTGGACGGTGAAGAAATTAGCCCCTTTGCAACCAGACTACTGAGAAGACTTGAGAGCGGTGCAGGATTATCAGCTTTCTGCGTTGGTGGCGGGCCTGGTGGCAAAGGTGGGCGAACAGAGTTTGGGACATGAGGCTTCAAAGTAGCATTTTCACTGGCTGAGGCAGCCGGAAGACATGGCATGACAAATGGAAGAGGAGGTTGTGCCCTCGAGCTAGCATGATCACCTGTGTTCGGTTTGAATCCACTCTTTAGAAGACCAGCCAACAAGTTACTAGCACTTACCTGATCCGAGTTTACATGTGCTGGGTCACTGGGCAAGGGAACTTCTTCAGGTGGCAGATGGATAGAAGGCCTaaacagcgatgatgatgaactgTCTTGCGGAAAGAGATTGTTAGGTGGCTTGAGATGTGGCTTTGACAGAACAGAAGGGTGCTTCTGAGTCtgcgaggaagtatgtggtggtgTTGCTTGAAGATTAGGCCGGCCCTGAGAGTGCGTAGCACCTTGAGACAAGGCATGAGTTCTTTGGTTATGTTCCTCCAGGGGATTTTGGCTCAATAGGAAAGATGATCTGGAAGCATACATATCATGCTCCACAGAGCTTGGGGAGCTCTGGCGCGCAAATGATGCAGTAGATGAAGGTGCCTGGACAGGTGGCGGGGAAGGTGACCACTGTTTATGTTTTTGTTGCCCAAAAGTTGTAGGACCACTAGTTGCACTTTCCAGGCTTGACCGTCCAGCATAGGCTCCTGATAATCCTACAGGTACAGATGAAGTGATGCTTGCTGACTGGTTGGAAAATCTTGATATCCTGGGATCCCGCGCAATGTCTGGGCGAGTTTTCTCCTGGGATGACCAGAGAGAGGAAACACGAGAATCTGGAAACTGTTGTCCTTCAGGCCACATTTCCCTATCTATTCTTGGTTCCAACTCACGCTTGCTGTGAAGGTACTCTTCACGATCCTGAACAATTGATGAAAATAAGATTATAATCACAACTCCAGAAATGTAGTGCAAAGGTTTGAATATAGATTAAGAAATTTCAACATGGTACATGGTAAATCTTAAGGTTTCAGAACACGAAGTTGAATGCATCCCAGCAGTTAACTATATCCATGACACGATTATGTATAACTAATTAGATTCTCGTGACTAATTATCATGCAAATATATTTTAATAGTTTCGCTCCACATACCATATATGCTGCGATTCTTCTATCTTGGCCTgtttcatgtccaaatctagggATGGTATCTTGTTTGCGGAAGTCAGGGTCCAAATGGTCTCCCAGCTCTGACCATTTAGCCCTCTGAAAGCTTGAAATATTGCCATCATCAGCCATCAATTCTCCTTTTCTTGCAGAACTGGCAACTCCATAATCTGCTCCTTGAGTATGTAAATCATCCCACATGTACTCTTCTTCCTCAGAGTTCTTCCAGCTTTTGTTAGCTGACAGCCTACCAGTCCTATCAGAAGTACTAACAGGAGTTGGTAGAAGTGCAGAGACAAAACGATCAGATCCTGGAGGCCGAGTATCTTTATTTGCATAAAAGTTGCTGCGTCTGTCAAATTGCTCTTCAGAAGAACTAACACCTCCAGTATAATATGATCCCCCGATTCCATCTTGGCCTTTGGACTTTGAACGAACTTGACCAGCTCCAACAGGCTGTTGTGAGATGCTGGAAAATCCAAGGCCCCTGATATCTCTATCTGGCTTCTCATGAATAGGATTACTAAAAGGGTCCCTCTGAGCGCGCTGTGAGTATGGCAGATCATAGCAAAATATATTAGGAAAAAGCATGCAAACAAATACGAGTTTAGGAACTTCTATGCTAATTTTGATGTGGAAGTATCAAACAGCAAGAAGAACTTACGGGTCTAGAGTTAAGATTATCCAGCCGTCTCCCTACACCTTTGTCAATAGCTATTGTGTTAACCCTGtcgacatcatcatcatcatcagaaattATTGCCGTCTTGGCACCGGCTCCCAGTAGCCCCTGCCCAAAGTGAAGGGAAAACAGTATGAGGAGAATAGAAGAAAAAACATTACACACAACACGATACACAGGACGCATATTTAAAAGATAATTGTAACTGTTTGGATTTGTCCAATCAGTCAGAGGAGCACATAGATATAGATACATCTACAGAACTTGAAGACAGAAGATGTGGCTGACCTTATTTGGTTGTTGGAGCTGTTGTCTTGCTTCCAAATATTTGGGGTTAACATGAATGCTGTGGGATGGGCGCTGGGATTGAGAATCAGGCTTTGATGCTGCAGAACCTGAAGATCCATTAGTAGATGATTGAAAACCAAGTTCCTTTTCAATCATTTGAAGTGAAGCTGGAGAAAACACTCCTTTCCATGTTCCAAAAAGGTGCCTCATGCTAGAATGTACAGGAGGATCAACCTGTTTATATGCCTTGCAAAAAACCTAAACCGAAACAGAACTAAGATCATTAGGATGCCAAAGCCAGACTCATCATAAAAAGAAACTGGTTCATTAGGTTGTCATGAATATGGTCATCACAAATAAGAAAGAGTATGGTTAAGAGACTAACCTCAGGTAATCTTGCAGAAAAATGTTTAATATAATCTTTTCCAATATTCTTGACTATACTGTCAAGCAGATAAAGAGATGGTAGCTTCTGATCACTTGGAACCTACAAGCACAGGTAACCATCAAATGAAATAGACAAACCCCTCCACCATAATGGAATACAATCACAGTGCCAACTATCCCAAATTTCCAACAGAACAAGAAAACTGAAGCAAGGGAATGGTCACAGCAAGCCAACAGGTGAAAACCTTTCTGATGGCAATCTGCTTCACTAGACTAAAACAATGGCAAATATTCTGCACAACAAAGCAATACCAGCATGCCTTACACCCTCTAGACACAGCACAATGCATTTTCTTTTGGAATTGCCATAAGGAGTTACCCATACTTCCATAGAAGGTCTCTTTTAAGCATCTCAAAGGATATAACATAAAAAATTCTAGCTGGAATGCTAGATCTAGCAGTAGCTTCTCCAAGGTTACAAAGAAGAAATACATACACAACTGAAAGCGACTTAAATGCCAAGAGCCCATCCAAAAGGAGCAAAAAGAAGACCCAGTGTCTGCTACATTAAGAGGCCTAATGTTACCCAATATATACACCATTCCATTCACCAAATTTTAATTGTGAAAGCATATCACGACAGACTCCAGCTATAAATAAGGCACTCAGAAATCTGAAATCATTTCGGGTGCAACGACAAGCATATGAGGTACGCACAGTTTGACAACATGATCATTGTTAGCATGGTATAACATGGAGTGCCACGGAAAACTTCGAACTTATCTGCCGAATAGATATGAAACCCTGTTCAGTTTTGCAACAGTATACTTTTGTTGTTTTGGTGTCACCGAACATTGCTGCAGCCCTCCTATTACAAAGAGAGGGTGCTTCAAACCGTGACATAAATTAGTGTTTCGTTAGCCCTGCCACACAGGTCTGATTTACATATAGTGAATGGCCTCCTGGTTTGAGAAAACAACCACGCGTCGCCTTCAAAAGGATCTTGAAAAGCGTAAAGCTTATTTGCATCATacacacagagagagagagagagagagagtgggacGCATACACGAGCAGAGATACAGAGGAAGGGAGGGAGCCGACAACGGTTTCTTAATTGGTCCAACAACATTTACATACTACAAGCGATTAGTAATGCACACCAAGAGAATTAAGATGAGATTTCCTCATTGGCCCGGCAACATTTACATGCTACAAGCGATTAGTAATGCACACCAAGAGAATTAAGATGAGATGTACTCATTGGCCCGGCAACATTTACATGCTACAAGCGATTCGTAGCACACGCCAACGGAATTAAGGTGAGATTTCCTCATTGGCCCGACATTTACATGCTACAAGCGATTCGTAATGCACGCCAACAGAATCAAGATGAGGTAGTTTTACCCTGCGTAGA encodes:
- the LOC124657634 gene encoding uncharacterized protein LOC124657634, with protein sequence MDLPAATGGGRRTSYSLLSQFPDDPAAPAVLQRQSSGGSSYGPGSSVSGSSDYPFNHHLPPASAAPAAASGGTPKSWAQQAEETYQLQLALALRLCADAACAADPGFLDPGDGKMMGGPGPGGSGSSGRAFPLAPPTPTAEALSHRFWVNGSLSYSNTIPDGFYLIQGMDPFVWSMCTDVHEENRIPSVESLRSVRPGDSSIQVVLVDRRADFDLGMLENYAASFLSSSADIKDVINQLAKLVSSRMGGTASNEENLLPRWKESSEAITSSSGSIVLHLGKLPIGLCKQRSLLFKMLADKVNVPCRLVKGCKYCKAEDASSCVVRFGLEREYLVDLIGEPGQLSDPDSFVNGPYSLSVPSPLRPPKFRSLEITSNFSSVAKQYFSDCHSLNLLFSDASTGASSGAAVAVDQMYSKKHDAGDGIASGWVPVKGQPTINSDIILPEAPREILPLMTSSNLTADKKKEFQLLEGNQYLRSTVSDLSLAVDDLIIPWSELVLKEKIGAGSFGTVHRADWHGSDVAVKILMEQDYHLDRFREFMREVAIMKSLRHPNIVLFMGAVTEPPNLSIVTEYLSRGSLYKLLHRTGAREVLDERRRLNMAFDVAKGMNYLHRRSPPIVHRDLKSPNLLVDKKYTVKVCDFGLSRLKANTYLSSKSLAGTPEWMAPEVLRDEPSNEKSDVYSFAVILWELMTLQQPWCNLNPAQVVAAVGFKGRRLEIPIDLNPQVAALIESCWANEPWKRPSFANIMETLRPLINKVAVPQLLRSDSYRPAQPRPAAMRASMDAPSARRSAAPDPGAAPKKPRLLAPPPSRDPRSSYAAAANGARATADAAAAAAAVAEQQAQVDELVAQYRTALGELTFNSKPIITNLTIIAGENLHATRAIAALVCNNILEVPSDQKLPSLYLLDSIVKNIGKDYIKHFSARLPEVFCKAYKQVDPPVHSSMRHLFGTWKGVFSPASLQMIEKELGFQSSTNGSSGSAASKPDSQSQRPSHSIHVNPKYLEARQQLQQPNKGLLGAGAKTAIISDDDDDVDRVNTIAIDKGVGRRLDNLNSRPRAQRDPFSNPIHEKPDRDIRGLGFSSISQQPVGAGQVRSKSKGQDGIGGSYYTGGVSSSEEQFDRRSNFYANKDTRPPGSDRFVSALLPTPVSTSDRTGRLSANKSWKNSEEEEYMWDDLHTQGADYGVASSARKGELMADDGNISSFQRAKWSELGDHLDPDFRKQDTIPRFGHETGQDRRIAAYMDREEYLHSKRELEPRIDREMWPEGQQFPDSRVSSLWSSQEKTRPDIARDPRISRFSNQSASITSSVPVGLSGAYAGRSSLESATSGPTTFGQQKHKQWSPSPPPVQAPSSTASFARQSSPSSVEHDMYASRSSFLLSQNPLEEHNQRTHALSQGATHSQGRPNLQATPPHTSSQTQKHPSVLSKPHLKPPNNLFPQDSSSSSLFRPSIHLPPEEVPLPSDPAHVNSDQVSASNLLAGLLKSGFKPNTGDHASSRAQPPLPFVMPCLPAASASENATLKPHVPNSVRPPLPPGPPPTQKADNPAPLSSLLSSLVAKGLISSPSTDSSAALPGKPSKSSPSTSGVSASPPPLQIVQPSVGKEKSAPKKTLLPQPVEIKTADLIGLEFMPALLREFHTHVVDSLFDDQCHQCKSCGLRFRLEEDLSEHAASHESGSSEPRNSGIAPERWYPNKKRWIDRSPEPQDIFLDSDTELCSAEEGCEFMVPADESQIICALCGEQFEDTYSIDKGEWMYKGAVYYDYSKVESNRGGVVKSQERAPIVHGRCMPRIADDGMEED